The Heliomicrobium gestii genomic interval TCGATTGATTATCGCTGATGATAACAAAGAATTCTGTGATATTCTACGAGACTACATATCTCAACAGGAAGACTTGGATCTGGCCGGCGTGGCCAATAACGGGCAAGAGGCGCTCAAACTGATTCAGCAGGAAGAACCGGATCTGATCATCCTCGATATCATCATGCCCCACATGGACGGGATCGGCGTCCTGGAGTGCATGGCTGGCATGAACCTGGCGAAGAGGCCACGGATCATCATCTTGACCGCCTTCGGGCAGGAATCAATGACCCAACGGGCCGTTCAATTGGGGGCCGACTACTATATCCTGAAACCATTTGATCTGGAGATTCTCGGCAACCGGGTCCGCCAGCTCACCAGTGGAAGCGTTCCCGCCAGCATTCCCCAACCTGTGTCACAACCTCCGATCATGCGCCCGCGCAACATGGACGTGGAAGTGACCAACATCATCCACCAGATGGGTGTGCCGGCTCACATCAAAGGCTACCAGTATCTCCGCGACGCGATCCTGATGGTCATCAATGAGGTGAGCCTGCTGGGAGCGGTCACGAAGGAACTCTATCCGATGATCGCCCAGAAGTATACGACGACGCCCTCCCGTGTGGAACGGGCCATCCGTCATGCCATTGAACTGGCCTGGGATCGCGGCAATGTGGAGATGATGTCAAAGTTCTTCGGTTACACCATCAACCTGGAGCGGGGCAAGCCGACGAATAGCGAATTTATCGCGATGGTGGCCGACAAGCTGCGTTTGGGGCAGAAGGTCGGGTAAGGTTGCCGAGAGGGCGGCTTTCTTTCCCTGGTCTAATTGCATTTATTCTGAATTTTTTGCGATTAAATCCCTATAAGTGAAGATTTTTCATCGAAAAGCGGGTCAAGTCTCTTTGACTCGCTTTTCTCATTTAAAGGCGTATTTTCAGCCGGAGATTGTCAAGAGAAAGAAGGAGAAAAAACATCAGCGGCGAATAAAAGATTTAACAAAGATTCGAAAAAACTATCATTTGACAGCATTGAGGGAGGTCTGCAACTGCTATGTACAAACGACTGAAGCTAGCGCCCAAATTTATCCTGGGCATGGTTCCCTTGCTGGTGGTGATGGCCGTGGCGATCACCATCCTGCCGGACATGTTTGTCAGGGCGGCGGAGCGCACCAAAATCCAGGAATCGAAGGCGATTGCGGAACAACAAGCAAATTTGCAGACCTTCCTGGCAAAGCACATTACAGGCGAGCGCCCTGAAGCTCCCAACTTTACGATCAAATACACCTCCGAAAAATACCGCAATGCCAAGGATGCCCCTGACGGTTGGGAAAAACAGATGCTCCAGAAGTACAGCCAAAACCCCAAATTGGAAGAGTATTCGGAAGTCCTCGATTCCAACGGTTCCCGCATTCTTCGCTACAGCAAGCCCCTCTTCATTCAGGAAGCCTGTTTGGCCTGCCACGGCGAACCGAAAGGCCAGAAAGATCCCTTTGGCCATGAAAAGGAAGGCTATAAGCTGGGCGAGTTCCGGGGCGCCATCAGTGTGGCGGCGTCGCTGGATGGGCTTTCGAAAGAGAAGGTCGCCCTGATCAATACCGGAGTCACGATTGTGGCGCTGATCCTGACGGTTATCATCATGTATCTTATGGTCCAGAAGTTTATCGGAAAGCCGCTGGAAGACATTGTGGACTCTGTCAAAGGATTGTCTGAGGGCGACTTGACGACCCGGGTCAAAGACAGCGATAGCGCCGATGAGATCGGGGAATTGACCGGGTTGTTCAACCAGATGATCGAAAACCAAGCCAGGATGGTCGGCACCGTCCATAAAACGGCGGTGGAATTGGCCGCTTCCTTTGAAAAAATCGCCACATCGAGCGATCATGTGTCCAGAGCCGCCTCCGAGGTTGCCGACAACATACAACATGTCGCCCGCGACGCCAGCACCGGCAATGAATCGATCGCCGACGCCGCCCAGATGCTGCGCGATCTGTCGGAACTGATCCGTTCGGCCAAAGAACAGGCGTTGGCGGCTGCCGAAAAATCCCGGGTCACTTCTCAGGCGGCCGAAACCGGGAAGGATACGATCAACGAAACGGTCGAATGTATGGAGAAAATCAAACATAAGACATTGGAAACAGAGGATCATATCGGCACCCTCAGTGAATACTCCCAGCAGATCGGAATGATCACCGACACCATCACCAGTTTGGCCAATCAAACGAACCTGTTGGCCTTAAACGCTGCGATCGAGGCCGCTCGGGCCGGTGAGATGGGCAGGGGTTTTGCTGTCGTAGCCGATGAGGTGCGCAAACTGGCTGAACAGTCGAACCGAGGCGCCGGTGAGGTGTCCGCCCTGGTTCGCAAGATCGCCGAAAGCACCGCCGCAGCAGTAAGGGCGATGCAACAGAGCCGGTCAGAGGTCGAACAGGGCGCTTGTGTGGTCAACAAGGCGGGCGATGTCTTGACCGATATCCTCAAGGCTGTCACCGATACGGTGCGCGACGTTGAGACGATCGCGGCAATGACCGACCAGGAGGTAGACAACTCAACCCGTATGGTTGAGGTGATTCAATCGCTGCACCAGGTGATCGAAAACACGGCGGCGAATGCGGAAGAGGTTGCGGCTTCGACGGAGGAAACCTCGGCGGCGATGGATACGATCGCCAGTAGCGCTGAGAAAGCCAATGCCATTGCCGACGAGCTGAAAAAGACTGTTGGCAGGTTTAAGATTTGAATCCATCCAAAAAGCGAGATCATGAGTGAACATGCAAGCAACCGGGAAAAACTCCCGGTTGCTTTTTTTGGAAATTGGTCTGAAAGTCCGTCGTTATTTCGTTATTCTCGTTATGATGGAAGCTTGTGAGATTGAGCCATGCCGCGGAAGAGGGAAACGGGAGCCAAACGGCGAAATATCGGTTAAGGTGTTTGTTTGATCTTCCCCGGAACGGGGAGAGGAGCGGGAGGTTGCATATGCGCAGTACACATCCCGAATATTCCCTTTATGCGCTCCTTCGGGCCGGCGCGGTGATCGCCGCGTTGGGTTGGATCCTATTTCATCCCGAGCCAACGATTCGCTTGCGACTGCTGCCCATGATCTCCCTCTTTAGCGTTTACAGCGCCGGCTTGTACCTGCTGATCCGCCGGAAGCCTCGACAGGTGAACCGGTTGTTTGCCCTAGCCACGGTGATCGATCTGTTGTCCATCACCGCTTTTATTTACTGGACAGGCGGGCGTTCGGACAGCCTGTTTTACCTGGCCTATATCCTTGTCATCGCCACCCGCAGCGTTCAGTTTGGTCTCCGGGGAGGCCTTCAGACGGCTGTCGCCGCCATCTTCCTTTTTGTTGCCGTCACCCTGTCGTCACAAAACTACTGGGGCGACTTCTTCCTGCAAGCCCTTATGCTGGGAGCGACGGCGGCCATGGCCGGCTACCTGGCCGATGACATGCGCCGGACCCGCCTGGAACTGGAGCGGAGGGCCGATGAGTTGACCGCCTTGACAGAAGTGACCCGCACCGTCAATTCGTCGATCGAACTGCCCCAGGTCTTGCCGGCTGTGCTGGAACTGGCGACGACGGTGATGAAGGTAGAAGCCTGCGCTGTCCATATCCTTGACGATCAAGGGCTTCTGCAGGCTGTCGCCAGCCGGGGCTTTTCGGCGATTGAACAGGAACATCTGCCTGTGGAAGAATGCTTTATGGGGAAGGCGATTCGCACGGGATCACCGATCCTCTATTATCAGGACCAACAGGCCGGTGATGCCTGTGAACCGCTGTTTCGCTCCGAAGGCATGGTCTGCGCCCTGTCGGCGCCCTTGAGCAGCGGCAGTCGGATGATGGGGACGCTGACGGTCTTTGCGGCTGAGCCGAATGTCTTTGCTGATGATGAGATCGAATTGATCTGTGTTTTGGCGGCCCAGGTGGGCAACGCCATTGAAAATGCCACTCTCTATAAAAAACAGAAAGATCTTTATTTGGCTGTCGTGCAGGCTTTTGTGGCGGCGATCGACGCCAAAGATTCATATACGAGAGGCCACTCTGAGTTTGTCCATCGCTATGCATGGAGGATTGCAGAACGCATGAAGGTGGATGGCGATCAGTTGGAACGAATCGCTACAGCGGCCCTGTTGCATGATATTGGCAAGATCGGTGTCAACAGCAATATCCTGCGCAAACCGGGAGCGTTGAATGATGAAGAGTACGCGGAGATCAAAATGCATGTCACCATCGGCGAACAGATCATTAACCAGGTCGCCGATTTTCGCGATCTCGCGCCCATCGTGGCAGCCCATCACGAATGGTATAATGGAAAGGGATATCCGGAGGGCTTGGCTGGCGAGGGAATTCCATTGGGCGCTCGAATCATCGCGGTGGCCGACGCCTATGAGGCCATGACGGCCAACCGGGTCTACCGCCGGGCCTTGCCAAAGGAGCGGGCCCTTGCTGAAATTACCCGCTGCAGCGGCGTTCAATTCGATCCCGCTGTGGTCGAGGTTTTTCTCCAACTCGTCCATGAGGGTAAGCTGGATGAGCCGATTGATGGGATAGAAAGATAAAAGAAAGGGAGCGTGTGGGAGCGTGATCCAACGCGAACGCATCGTACAGGAGCTTATGGAACTTTGCGCCATATCGTCGCCAGGTGGGCAGGAGCGCGAGATTGCTGACCGGCTGATGGCGACGTTGCGCGAAATGGGGCTGACGGTTATCGAGGACGATGCCGGCGCTAAAATCCCTGGCAACACCGGAAACCTCTATGCTCGTCTCGAGGGGACGGCGCCTGGCAAGGCGCTCTTTTTCAGCGCCCATATGGATACGGTTGTGCCCTGTGATCGGGTTCGTCCCGTCATTCGCGACGGCGTCATCTATTCCGATGGGACGTCGGTGTTGGGGGGCGACGACAAAGTGGGGATCGCCGCCATCTTGGAGGCCTTGCGGGTGATCCTGGAAACGGGCGAGGAACGCCCCACCATTGAGGTGGTCTTTTCGGTTCAAGAGGAGGGCGGACTCAAAGGGGCGAAGGTCTTTGACACGAAGCGGTTGGAGGCGACCATGGGCTATGTCCTCGATGCCGGCGGAACGATCGGTGATATCATCAATGCCGCGCCGTTTCAAGACAATGTGGAAGCTGTCCTCCATGGACGGACGGCTCATGCCGGTTTTTGTCCGGAAGAGGGGGTCAGCGCCATCAAAATCGCTTCCCGGGCGATCCACAAGATGAAATTAGGCCGGATCGATGGGGAGACGACAGCGAACATCGGCATGATCAACGGCGGCACAGCGACGAACATCGTCCCCGAACGGGTCACCATTTCCGGAGAGGCCCGCAGCATTGACGAAGCAAAGCTGGCCATGCAGACGCGCCATATGGTGGAATGTTTTGAACAAGCCGCCCGCGAGATGGGCGGCCGGGCCGAGGTGAAGGTCCGCAGGGTTTACCCCGGATACCGCTTGACAGAGGCCGATCCGGTGGTCGCCCTGGCCCTGCAAGCCGCCGTGGCGATGGGGGCGAAGCCGAAGCTGCTGCCGACGGGCGGCGGATCTGACGCCAACATCTACAATGGCGCGGGAGTGCCGACGGCCAATCTGGCCATCGGCATGGAGAAGGTGCATACAAAAGAAGAGTTTGTCCCGATCGATGCGCTGGTGGGAAGCGCCCGCTTTGTGCTGGAGATCATCCGCCAGGCGGTCAAGTAACTGTTTTGGGTAGTCTCGAAAGGAGTAGACATGGAACACCTGAAAGAAAAAACCCTGGAAAGCGAACGTCTCTATGATGGCGACTTTGTGCGGCTTCGCAAGGATCGCGTTATCCTTCCGAACGGCGCCACGTCGACGCGGGAGGTGGTGGAACACCCCGGCGCAGCGGCGATCGTCCCCTTGACGCCGCGCAAGGAGGTTGTTCTGATCCGCCAGTGGCGACATGCGATCAAAGAGGTGTCCATCGAGATCCCTGCGGGAAAAATCTCCGACGATGAGGATCCGCTGGAGTGCGCCAAACGAGAATTATCGGAGGAGACAGGCTTCTCGGCCCGGCTCTGGGACCCGCTGATCACCTTCTACGCTTCTCCCGGGTTTTGCGATGAAGAGATGCATCTGTTTATCGCCCGTGATCTCCACGTCTCCGATGGCCGCCCCGATGAAGATGAGTTTGTTGAGCCCCTGGTGGTCCCCCTTGAAGCGGCCTTGGAGATGATTGAAACGGGCGAGATCATGGACGCCAAGTCGATCATCGGCCTGCTGAAGGCGGCCCAGTGGTTGGAACAGGAAAAGGCTTGATGCAAACCTATTACGGCGATTTTCACGTCCACTTGGGCCGCTCCGCTGATGGGCGGCCCATTAAAATTACCGCCGCCAAGGGGCTCACCCTGGCGGCGGCGCTTCGGGAAGGGCAACAGCGCAAAGGTCTCGACCTGGTGGGGATCGTCGATGCCGCCTGCCCGCCCGTCCTGGCCGATTTGGAAGGGCTTCTACAGCGGGGAGAACTGGAGGAACTGTCTGGCGGCGGCTTCCGTTTTCATGGGGGCCTTGTCTTTTTGGCCGGGGCGGAGGTGGAGACAGAGGAGCAGCGCGGACCGGCTCATTTTCTCGCCTTTTTTCCGACCCTGGAAGCCTTGCGCGCCTTTTCACGGCGACTGTCTCGTTGGGTGACCAACCCAAACCTGAGTTCCCAGCACTGCCGCTGCCGCGCAGACGATATGCTGGAGGAGGTTGTCGCCCTCGAAGGGATCTTCCTGCCGGCCCATGCCTTTACACCGCACAAGGGCTTGTTTGGCCAGGGGGTGGACGATGTGGCAGAGGCCTTTACCGACCGCCAATTGGCCCGGATTCCGGCGATGGAACTGGGCTTGTCGGCCGATACGGCCCTGGCCGACCGGATCCCGGGTCTGGGCGGCTTCACCTTCCTCTCCAATTCGGATGCCCATTCACTGCCGAAGATCGCCCGCGAGTACAACGCCCTGGAACTGGCAGAGGCCAATTTCCGTGAGTGGGCGATGGCGCTTCGCCGCCAGGAAGGCCGGCGGGTAGCGGCCAACTACGGCCTTGATCCCCGCTTGGGCAAGTATCACCGCAGCGCCTGCCCCGTTTGTGAGCTCATCGTCGACAGGCCGGCGCCCTATTTCGGTCCTTGCGCGCGCTGTGGCGCCCCCCAGTTGACGCCGGGCGTGCTCGACCGCATCGAGTGGTTGGCCCGGTATGGCAATGGTTCGATGCGCCATTCCGGTGGCTGCTTCCCAGCGGGCGCCGCTCCTTCCGGCAACACCGCGGTGGACACCTCTTCCGATAGCTATTTCTTGCCATCATCGGTTCAGCGACCGCCCTATATCCACCAGGTTCCCCTCGAATTCCTCCCTGGTGTGGGACCGAAGGCGATGCAGAAGCTCCTTGACTGCTTTGGCACGGAGATGAACCTGCTCCACCGGGCGACAGACGAGGAGATCGCCGCTGCTGCCGGTCCGAAGCTGGCCAAAACCCTACTCGCTCACCGGCGCGGGGAGATCGCCTGGATCGACGGCGGCGGCGGGCGTTTTGGCCGCGTAGAGGTTCGTTGATACGAAAAGAAAAAGCTGACCTTGCTCATTCACGCAGGGTCAGCTTTTTGATTTGCTTGCAAAAGGGAGAAAAAGAAAAGACCCCCGGCCAACACTGGCTGGGGGGAAGCGTAGGTGCTTCCAGATCCATAGGGAGTAATTTAATTGTAGCATTCCTGCTCGTTTTGTGCAAGTAAGAACTTTCGAAAGGCGAAGGATGGGAGGTTCAAAATGCGAAACTGATTTTTCAAGCGGGCATCGTTTTTCAAAGGGAGTCAGCTTTGTAATGAACAGGCTAACTCGACCATAAGCATTAAATAACATGGCAGAGGGAAGGAAGGCTGGCCGAGGTGGCGATCCTGTTTCATGGCGGCGCAGGTGGGATGGGACAAGGGAATCTGAATACCCATTGGGGCCTCTATGCGCTGGCGTTGGCGACCATCGCCTGCGGGACAGCCGCCGGCGCCCTGTCGGCCAAGTACCTGCCTCCGGGCCAGGCAAGCGAATTGCAGGTGAAGCTGCTTGAAACCTTGCAGGGAATCAAAGGAGGCGCGGTAACCCAGGCCCTGCTTGAACCGGCGGTGATGCGCAACGTGGAGACGCTGGGCCTGATCGTGTTGCTCGGTTTAACCGCGCTTGGTATCCCCTTGATCGCCGGGCTGCTCTTTTTTCGGGGATTTGTTCTTGGCTTTGCGGCCGGGTTTTTGCTGCTGTCGCGCGCGAGCGACGGGTGGGTTATTGTGCTGCTGGCGTTAGCGCCAGCGAGTCTCCTTTTTTTGCCGGCCCTTGTTTTATCGGGCGGGATGGCCCTGGCCTTAGCCCTTCATTTGGCCCGAGGCCGGCGGCCCTACCAAGCCACTTCCTTGGGCCGGACTCTCCTTCAATATGCCGGCGCCGGCGTAGGAACGCTGTTGCTGGGGGCCGGCGCGGGACTGATCGACGCCTACGTCACACCGGGATTGTTGCGCTTGTTTATTCGATGAACAGAAAATCGTCCCATAAAAAAACAGGGCCACCGGAAAGAGGGCTCTTTCGCGGTGGTCAGACGAGGAAGGGGAACGGACCGGTTTTATTCCCCGGGATAGATCTCCCAGGTGGGACGGACGCTGCCGGAGAGTCCCTTCTCAGCGCCACTCATGTTCGGCTTGCCGTAATCGGGCAGGTTTTGCTGCAGTCCCTCGACAAACTGCTCGTTCTGTGTGGTGGCCGTGGTCGAGGAGGTGGCGGCATCGGAGTTGGTCATCGAGCGGGAGACAATGTAACGGCGTCGGGCCATAAAAGTCCCTCCTTTCAACAAGTCGACTGGAGGTAGTTTGGCCTGGCGACGACGCCCTTACACAAGGAAGCCGCAAAGAGAGGAAAAGAAAACGCATGCAAGGAGGAAGCGACGATGATGCTTGTGCTTGTCACGAAGGTGCGGCGCCGGATCCGGACGATCGTGCGGGTGCTGGTGGCTCTTCTTCTGTTGGGGTTGCTGGTCCCTCCTTTTTTAAATTACAGCGAAACGTCCGTTTCGACCGTGCCGAAGGAAGAACGACCGACAGGACAGCCCTTGCGGGTGGAACAGAAGGAAACGCCGCTGATGGAACAGTTTGTGATGAAATGGAAGGAATGGACATCGAAAAAACCTTGAACGGCGCAAACCCGAGGCAGGGGCGATGCGGGCAGAAGGGGTGGCGCCATGGCCGGTGACGAGTTTTTTACCTTTCGCGAGTACATGAAAAAGGAAGAGGATTGCCTGACAGCGTCGATGGAAGATTACCTGGAGATGATCTACCGGCTGTGTCAGGAACAGGGATTCACGCGCATCCATGACTTGGCGGCGGCCTTGAATGTGCAGCCGCCGTCGGCGACGAAAATGGTCCAGAAATTGGCGGAAGCGCTCTGGGTGAAGTACGAAAAGTATGGGATCATTGTGCTCAATGAAAAAGGCCGGGAAGCGGGTCGTTTTTTGTTGCGCCGTCACAACACGATCGAAGCCTTTTTGCGCCTGATCGGATTGCCGGAAGAGGTGCTCCAGGAGACGGAAAAGATGGAGCACACGGTGGGCGCAAAAACGCTGGTCTGTCTGACCGATTTCGTCGAGTTTTTGAAGACGAGGCCCGATATTCTCTGTGATTACGAACGGTTTCGCCAGGCCCAGAAGTAAAAGCAATCATTATAATTTATTTAAACAAAGGTTTTTCAAAATATATCGCGAAATAAGGAGGGACAAGAAGTAAGGGTGGATGGACATGAGAGAATGGCTGAGCGGTGGCCTCACCGCCGACTACGGGGCAGCGATCCGGTTTTTTCTCCAGTTGGGATCCACAGGCTGCTGGCTGATTCTCCTCGTCGCGGCGATGGGCGTAGCGGCCCTGGTCACCGGCTCCATGGCTGCCTCTGACGAGGGCGATTGGCGACACTGGGCCGGCCTGCTTACGATTGCGCTGGGGGGCGGCGCGATCGCCTTTTGTCTCGCCACTTCGCGGGCCTTTCACCTGACCTGGGAGGTTGAACGGTTGATCGACCAGGATGAGATCCGCGATATACATGACAGCCCTGCCTGGCAGGTCGCTATCGCGACGTTGCTGGGCAAAAAGGAGAGGCAAATGCCCCTCTGGATGGATGCGGCCATTGACCATGCGGCATCGCAATACGCACGGGATTTCTACCTCTCTCCCGAAGCCCTGCAAGGGCGATTGGCGGCGGCGGCCCGGCGGGCGATGGCCGAGGGCATTGGTCTACGGGCGAAACCGGCGGACCAAAGCGATCCCCCTTGTTGACTGTTGTTGCATAATGATGAATGAGCATGACCGGGTTTGCCGAACAGGGACCCGGTCTTCCTTTTTTCGTCCTCCCTGGGCGGTTTGGGTCATGGGAGGAAAGAACCAGCGATAGGTCGAAATCTAGGCCAAAGGGGATGAGCGCGATGCGGCATGGGGAGGCCTTTCTCGCCCATTTGGCGGTGGAGCGGGGGCTGTCGGAAAACACCATTCAGGCCTATCGCCGCGATCTGGCGGATCTGGCCGTCTTTTTGACAGACCGGGGCATCGGCGATCCAGGCGATGTGAACCGTTCCGATCTGCAGGACTATCTCTACCAAACCCACCGGCGCGGACTGTCGGCGGCGACACGAGCGCGACGATTGGCGGCGATCAAGGGCTATTTCGGCTTTTTGTTGGATGAGGGCATCCGCCGGGACGATCCGACTGAGTTGATTGACGGGCCCCGGTTGCAGCGCCCCCTGCCGGATGTGCTGAATGTGGAGGAAGTGACGGCCCTCTTGCAGGCGCCGCCGCGGACGATCATTGGGTTGCGCGATCGGGCCATGTTGGAAACGATGTACGCCTGTGGATTGCGGGTGAGTGAGTTGATCGCCCTGACAGTCGATCAGGTCCGCCTCGACTTGGGACTGGTGCGGGTGATCGGCAAAGGGCTGAAGGAGCGGATCGTTCCGTTGGGCGGTCTGGCCGCCGCCGCGATTGAAGAATACCTGGCCCGGACGCGCGGGACACTAACGGGACATGGGGCGGAAAAGCATCTCTTTTTGAACCAGCGGGGCAAGCCCCTGACCCGGCAAGGCTTTTGGAAGATCCTCAAAGCCTACGCGGCGGAGGGGGGGATCACGAAGGAGGTCACGC includes:
- the mntR gene encoding transcriptional regulator MntR, yielding MAGDEFFTFREYMKKEEDCLTASMEDYLEMIYRLCQEQGFTRIHDLAAALNVQPPSATKMVQKLAEALWVKYEKYGIIVLNEKGREAGRFLLRRHNTIEAFLRLIGLPEEVLQETEKMEHTVGAKTLVCLTDFVEFLKTRPDILCDYERFRQAQK
- a CDS encoding NUDIX domain-containing protein; translation: MEHLKEKTLESERLYDGDFVRLRKDRVILPNGATSTREVVEHPGAAAIVPLTPRKEVVLIRQWRHAIKEVSIEIPAGKISDDEDPLECAKRELSEETGFSARLWDPLITFYASPGFCDEEMHLFIARDLHVSDGRPDEDEFVEPLVVPLEAALEMIETGEIMDAKSIIGLLKAAQWLEQEKA
- a CDS encoding endonuclease Q family protein — translated: MQTYYGDFHVHLGRSADGRPIKITAAKGLTLAAALREGQQRKGLDLVGIVDAACPPVLADLEGLLQRGELEELSGGGFRFHGGLVFLAGAEVETEEQRGPAHFLAFFPTLEALRAFSRRLSRWVTNPNLSSQHCRCRADDMLEEVVALEGIFLPAHAFTPHKGLFGQGVDDVAEAFTDRQLARIPAMELGLSADTALADRIPGLGGFTFLSNSDAHSLPKIAREYNALELAEANFREWAMALRRQEGRRVAANYGLDPRLGKYHRSACPVCELIVDRPAPYFGPCARCGAPQLTPGVLDRIEWLARYGNGSMRHSGGCFPAGAAPSGNTAVDTSSDSYFLPSSVQRPPYIHQVPLEFLPGVGPKAMQKLLDCFGTEMNLLHRATDEEIAAAAGPKLAKTLLAHRRGEIAWIDGGGGRFGRVEVR
- a CDS encoding M20/M25/M40 family metallo-hydrolase, producing MIQRERIVQELMELCAISSPGGQEREIADRLMATLREMGLTVIEDDAGAKIPGNTGNLYARLEGTAPGKALFFSAHMDTVVPCDRVRPVIRDGVIYSDGTSVLGGDDKVGIAAILEALRVILETGEERPTIEVVFSVQEEGGLKGAKVFDTKRLEATMGYVLDAGGTIGDIINAAPFQDNVEAVLHGRTAHAGFCPEEGVSAIKIASRAIHKMKLGRIDGETTANIGMINGGTATNIVPERVTISGEARSIDEAKLAMQTRHMVECFEQAAREMGGRAEVKVRRVYPGYRLTEADPVVALALQAAVAMGAKPKLLPTGGGSDANIYNGAGVPTANLAIGMEKVHTKEEFVPIDALVGSARFVLEIIRQAVK
- a CDS encoding stage II sporulation protein M, with translation MAILFHGGAGGMGQGNLNTHWGLYALALATIACGTAAGALSAKYLPPGQASELQVKLLETLQGIKGGAVTQALLEPAVMRNVETLGLIVLLGLTALGIPLIAGLLFFRGFVLGFAAGFLLLSRASDGWVIVLLALAPASLLFLPALVLSGGMALALALHLARGRRPYQATSLGRTLLQYAGAGVGTLLLGAGAGLIDAYVTPGLLRLFIR
- the xerD gene encoding site-specific tyrosine recombinase XerD — encoded protein: MRHGEAFLAHLAVERGLSENTIQAYRRDLADLAVFLTDRGIGDPGDVNRSDLQDYLYQTHRRGLSAATRARRLAAIKGYFGFLLDEGIRRDDPTELIDGPRLQRPLPDVLNVEEVTALLQAPPRTIIGLRDRAMLETMYACGLRVSELIALTVDQVRLDLGLVRVIGKGLKERIVPLGGLAAAAIEEYLARTRGTLTGHGAEKHLFLNQRGKPLTRQGFWKILKAYAAEGGITKEVTPHTLRHSFATHLLSNGADLRAVQEMLGHADVSTTQIYTHLTTGHLREVYDRSHPRARLTIKAKRGG
- a CDS encoding methyl-accepting chemotaxis protein; its protein translation is MYKRLKLAPKFILGMVPLLVVMAVAITILPDMFVRAAERTKIQESKAIAEQQANLQTFLAKHITGERPEAPNFTIKYTSEKYRNAKDAPDGWEKQMLQKYSQNPKLEEYSEVLDSNGSRILRYSKPLFIQEACLACHGEPKGQKDPFGHEKEGYKLGEFRGAISVAASLDGLSKEKVALINTGVTIVALILTVIIMYLMVQKFIGKPLEDIVDSVKGLSEGDLTTRVKDSDSADEIGELTGLFNQMIENQARMVGTVHKTAVELAASFEKIATSSDHVSRAASEVADNIQHVARDASTGNESIADAAQMLRDLSELIRSAKEQALAAAEKSRVTSQAAETGKDTINETVECMEKIKHKTLETEDHIGTLSEYSQQIGMITDTITSLANQTNLLALNAAIEAARAGEMGRGFAVVADEVRKLAEQSNRGAGEVSALVRKIAESTAAAVRAMQQSRSEVEQGACVVNKAGDVLTDILKAVTDTVRDVETIAAMTDQEVDNSTRMVEVIQSLHQVIENTAANAEEVAASTEETSAAMDTIASSAEKANAIADELKKTVGRFKI
- a CDS encoding HD domain-containing phosphohydrolase; this encodes MRSTHPEYSLYALLRAGAVIAALGWILFHPEPTIRLRLLPMISLFSVYSAGLYLLIRRKPRQVNRLFALATVIDLLSITAFIYWTGGRSDSLFYLAYILVIATRSVQFGLRGGLQTAVAAIFLFVAVTLSSQNYWGDFFLQALMLGATAAMAGYLADDMRRTRLELERRADELTALTEVTRTVNSSIELPQVLPAVLELATTVMKVEACAVHILDDQGLLQAVASRGFSAIEQEHLPVEECFMGKAIRTGSPILYYQDQQAGDACEPLFRSEGMVCALSAPLSSGSRMMGTLTVFAAEPNVFADDEIELICVLAAQVGNAIENATLYKKQKDLYLAVVQAFVAAIDAKDSYTRGHSEFVHRYAWRIAERMKVDGDQLERIATAALLHDIGKIGVNSNILRKPGALNDEEYAEIKMHVTIGEQIINQVADFRDLAPIVAAHHEWYNGKGYPEGLAGEGIPLGARIIAVADAYEAMTANRVYRRALPKERALAEITRCSGVQFDPAVVEVFLQLVHEGKLDEPIDGIER
- the spo0A gene encoding sporulation transcription factor Spo0A — its product is RLIIADDNKEFCDILRDYISQQEDLDLAGVANNGQEALKLIQQEEPDLIILDIIMPHMDGIGVLECMAGMNLAKRPRIIILTAFGQESMTQRAVQLGADYYILKPFDLEILGNRVRQLTSGSVPASIPQPVSQPPIMRPRNMDVEVTNIIHQMGVPAHIKGYQYLRDAILMVINEVSLLGAVTKELYPMIAQKYTTTPSRVERAIRHAIELAWDRGNVEMMSKFFGYTINLERGKPTNSEFIAMVADKLRLGQKVG